A genomic window from Anthocerotibacter panamensis C109 includes:
- a CDS encoding tetratricopeptide repeat protein, whose amino-acid sequence MGITERQQLEATITALEGQRALLGDGVVETALGPLREKLERLNHQDQRKHVTVLFADVSGFTALAETMDPEDVRDLINRLWSRLDRLIIQRGGTVDKHMGDAVMALFGAPIAAEDDPERAIRVALDMQQEVERFNAELSLNGFSLQMRIGLNTGPVLLGEVGSTKEYTAIGDTVNVANRLEGAAPKGGILASHNTYRHVRGIFEVEALEPLDIRGKAEPVQAYLVKAIKPRAFRMGTRGVEGIETRMVGRERELTALQDALRFVFQERRMQLIPVVAEAGLGKSRLLHEFTNWLEPLPEQVYFFKGRAGPQMSKSPYALLRDLFSSRFTILDSDRAQVVRDKLTAGVQTFMGPGVEEKAHFIGQLLGFDFSQSPYIRGILSDPKQIRDRAFHYATQFFQASTRLPRMMGAVIFLDDLHWSDEGSLEFLKHLIEHSQGVPLLVVLLMRPVFFEDRPHWGAELAQTRLDLRPLEREASLQLVREILQKVPEIPMSLQDLVVHGAEGNPFYLEELIKMLIDDGVVVKGRDTWTIRQERLARLRVPPTLTGVLQARLEGLSTCQLTVLQRGSVLGRVFWDTAVEALNAGAPCEEIREALTDLRSKEFVFSREEISFVGTQEYAFKHALLHEVVYETILRKLRPSYHRQAAEWLIAQSGERVAEYAGVIGEHLELAGDKEAYSWYRLAGETAQAAYANNVAIDYYQRTLTLAPIEEQSAVMLKLGEVWQLTGKWAEAEQSYRQALDRAQVTGNRKVTAQCMRFIGELLRMKGASDDAWVWLEQALIEFKALGDTAGISRTMGNMGVVHWYHNEYDRALACYEEQIKIATKINDLKSIASAMGNVGIVYLQQGKYALALECCQQQLKIYNEIGDKLYLVNAKCNMGIIYYEQGDYSSALIYFQESLYTAHEIDHLVGITDAILNIGVLYHDHGDHLYAQKCYEKKLQLVYKIGDYTGNAMAIINLAEIYIILGRYQEGEVLFKHAIEIHRFLNMPYKLCYSLYNLADLCIHLHQYERAWSLNEEALQLAQQFGDKNVEFKAEISSIKLRRALDEIDEKIAAQELEKMLEQWQEKQYQADLHYALWSLDKTRHTNHDQGAQIYKELYGRTPKLYYSKRYQELTGVLLSDALSLPAISDIQNQDIMSIDEILKLSNSIISDLHELNKTKGEH is encoded by the coding sequence ATGGGAATCACCGAGCGCCAACAACTGGAAGCGACTATCACAGCTCTGGAGGGACAGCGCGCCCTACTTGGCGATGGGGTAGTCGAGACCGCCCTTGGTCCTCTGCGTGAGAAGTTGGAGCGCCTGAACCATCAGGACCAACGTAAGCATGTGACCGTCCTCTTCGCCGATGTGTCGGGCTTTACGGCCTTGGCTGAGACCATGGACCCCGAGGACGTGCGCGATCTGATTAACCGCCTCTGGAGTAGGCTGGACCGACTCATCATCCAACGGGGCGGGACCGTTGATAAACATATGGGCGATGCAGTCATGGCCCTTTTTGGTGCTCCCATCGCAGCAGAGGATGACCCAGAGCGAGCGATCCGCGTTGCGCTCGATATGCAGCAAGAAGTGGAACGCTTTAACGCTGAATTGAGCCTGAACGGTTTTTCCCTCCAAATGCGCATCGGACTCAATACGGGGCCAGTTCTGCTGGGCGAAGTCGGCAGTACTAAGGAATACACCGCCATCGGGGACACCGTCAACGTAGCGAACCGCCTGGAGGGAGCTGCGCCCAAGGGGGGCATCCTCGCCTCTCATAACACCTACCGCCATGTGCGCGGCATCTTTGAGGTCGAGGCTCTAGAGCCCTTAGATATCCGGGGCAAGGCCGAGCCCGTGCAAGCTTATCTGGTCAAAGCCATAAAGCCCCGCGCCTTTCGTATGGGGACCAGAGGGGTCGAGGGGATCGAGACACGGATGGTCGGTCGGGAGCGAGAATTGACGGCGCTTCAGGACGCCCTGAGGTTTGTTTTTCAGGAGCGTCGGATGCAGCTTATCCCTGTGGTCGCGGAGGCGGGCTTAGGTAAGTCGCGTCTGCTCCATGAATTTACCAACTGGCTCGAGCCGCTGCCGGAGCAAGTGTATTTCTTCAAGGGGCGGGCAGGTCCGCAGATGAGCAAGTCGCCCTACGCGCTGCTGCGTGATTTGTTCTCCTCGCGCTTCACTATTTTGGACAGTGACCGGGCACAGGTGGTCCGAGACAAGCTCACAGCGGGAGTCCAGACCTTTATGGGGCCGGGAGTGGAGGAGAAGGCACACTTCATCGGTCAGTTGTTGGGTTTTGACTTCTCCCAGAGCCCCTATATCCGGGGCATCCTCTCAGATCCCAAACAGATCCGCGACCGGGCTTTTCACTACGCGACCCAGTTCTTTCAGGCGTCCACGCGCTTACCCAGGATGATGGGGGCGGTGATCTTTCTCGATGATCTGCACTGGAGCGATGAGGGGTCTCTGGAATTTCTCAAGCATCTGATCGAGCACAGTCAAGGGGTGCCGCTCTTGGTGGTTTTGCTGATGCGGCCTGTCTTCTTTGAGGATCGGCCCCACTGGGGCGCGGAACTGGCCCAGACGCGTCTGGACCTGCGGCCTCTGGAGCGAGAAGCTAGCCTACAGTTAGTCCGCGAGATCCTGCAAAAGGTTCCTGAAATTCCCATGAGCCTCCAGGATTTGGTGGTGCATGGGGCAGAGGGCAATCCCTTCTACCTCGAAGAGCTGATCAAAATGCTCATCGACGATGGGGTCGTTGTGAAGGGGAGGGACACCTGGACTATTCGCCAGGAACGGCTCGCTCGACTGCGGGTGCCCCCGACGTTAACCGGGGTATTGCAAGCCCGCCTGGAAGGATTATCTACGTGCCAATTGACCGTCTTACAACGAGGCTCGGTCCTTGGACGGGTCTTTTGGGATACTGCCGTGGAAGCGTTAAACGCGGGTGCGCCCTGCGAGGAAATCCGCGAAGCCCTGACAGACCTCAGGAGTAAAGAATTTGTTTTTAGCCGGGAAGAAATCTCCTTTGTAGGCACCCAAGAGTATGCCTTTAAGCACGCCTTGCTCCACGAAGTAGTCTATGAAACTATCCTTAGAAAACTCCGTCCGAGCTATCACCGTCAAGCTGCTGAATGGCTGATTGCCCAAAGTGGGGAGCGGGTCGCGGAGTATGCCGGGGTGATTGGGGAGCATTTGGAGCTAGCTGGAGACAAAGAGGCTTACTCCTGGTACCGCCTTGCTGGGGAGACAGCTCAGGCTGCCTATGCCAACAATGTCGCTATTGATTACTACCAGCGCACCCTCACTTTGGCCCCTATCGAAGAACAGAGTGCGGTAATGCTCAAATTGGGGGAGGTTTGGCAGTTGACCGGCAAGTGGGCTGAGGCCGAGCAGAGCTACCGACAGGCCTTGGACCGAGCCCAGGTTACCGGTAACCGGAAGGTGACGGCTCAGTGTATGCGTTTCATTGGGGAACTGCTCCGTATGAAAGGAGCCTCCGATGATGCCTGGGTTTGGCTAGAGCAAGCCTTGATCGAGTTTAAAGCTCTGGGGGACACCGCAGGTATCAGCCGCACCATGGGCAATATGGGCGTAGTGCACTGGTACCATAACGAATATGACCGAGCTTTAGCGTGCTATGAGGAACAGATAAAAATTGCTACGAAGATAAACGATCTTAAAAGCATCGCATCTGCTATGGGAAACGTGGGTATCGTATATTTGCAACAAGGGAAATATGCGCTCGCTCTAGAGTGCTGTCAACAGCAACTAAAAATTTACAATGAAATTGGAGACAAGCTATATCTCGTCAACGCAAAATGCAATATGGGAATCATCTATTATGAGCAGGGAGACTATTCGAGCGCTCTTATATATTTTCAAGAGAGTTTGTATACTGCTCATGAAATTGACCATCTAGTTGGCATTACAGATGCCATTTTAAATATTGGTGTTTTATATCATGATCATGGGGATCACCTATATGCTCAAAAGTGCTATGAAAAAAAACTACAACTTGTCTATAAAATTGGAGATTATACTGGTAATGCTATGGCAATCATCAATCTTGCTGAGATCTATATTATTCTTGGCAGGTACCAAGAGGGAGAAGTTTTATTTAAACATGCAATCGAGATTCATCGATTCCTTAATATGCCTTACAAACTGTGTTATAGTCTTTACAACCTTGCTGACTTGTGTATTCACCTGCATCAATATGAGCGAGCCTGGTCTCTCAATGAAGAAGCCCTACAGTTAGCACAACAATTTGGAGATAAAAACGTTGAATTCAAGGCTGAAATTTCGTCCATAAAATTACGTAGAGCGCTAGATGAAATAGATGAAAAAATCGCCGCTCAAGAGCTTGAGAAAATGTTAGAGCAGTGGCAAGAGAAGCAATATCAAGCTGACCTTCACTATGCGCTGTGGTCTCTTGATAAAACCAGGCATACGAATCACGACCAAGGTGCACAAATCTATAAAGAATTGTATGGACGAACACCTAAACTTTACTATTCTAAACGCTACCAAGAGTTGACAGGAGTACTTCTATCAGACGCTCTTTCTCTGCCAGCTATTTCTGATATTCAAAATCAAGATATCATGTCAATTGATGAGATTTTGAAGTTGAGTAATAGCATTATCTCGGACTTACATGAATTGAACAAAACTAAAGGTGAACATTGA